The following are encoded in a window of Lacinutrix sp. WUR7 genomic DNA:
- a CDS encoding cytochrome-c peroxidase yields the protein MKHRFIYSILFVFCLSCSNEPSDLNVYIPTPSPLQIPQVFEDRIIPPVIPINNPQTEEGIALGKKLFFDPILSADNTQACASCHNPGNAFTDPDRFSVGVDGSIGSRNSMPLFNLAWNYDEKFFWDGRVFSLEHQALEPVTNPIEMNATWETVITKLEQHPEYPQLFEEAFGASPITKELTTKALAQFERTLISSNSKFDKHLLGEATLTPQEANGLNVFMDETKGDCFHCHGNPNNPLWTDNIFHNNGLDATFTDLGLGEVSGDPADNGKFKSPSLRNLLFTAPYMHDGRFNTLEEVINHYSEGLQDSPTIDPLMKKVNQGGVQLTNSDKADLKAFLLSLSDPSFTTNPAFINP from the coding sequence ATGAAGCATCGGTTTATATATAGTATTCTTTTCGTGTTCTGTCTGTCTTGTTCTAATGAGCCTTCAGACCTAAACGTATATATACCAACACCTAGTCCGTTACAAATTCCACAAGTATTCGAAGACCGTATTATTCCTCCAGTAATTCCAATAAATAATCCGCAAACGGAGGAAGGAATCGCTCTAGGAAAAAAACTTTTTTTCGACCCTATTTTATCCGCAGACAATACGCAAGCATGTGCCTCTTGCCATAATCCTGGGAATGCATTTACAGATCCAGATAGGTTTAGCGTTGGTGTAGATGGCAGTATAGGTTCACGTAACTCGATGCCTCTATTTAATTTAGCGTGGAATTATGACGAAAAATTCTTTTGGGACGGACGCGTTTTCAGCCTAGAGCATCAAGCATTAGAACCTGTTACAAACCCAATAGAAATGAATGCTACCTGGGAAACGGTAATCACCAAATTAGAACAACACCCAGAATATCCGCAATTATTTGAAGAAGCTTTTGGTGCTAGTCCAATCACTAAAGAATTAACCACAAAAGCACTGGCACAATTTGAACGGACTTTAATTTCTTCAAACTCTAAATTCGATAAACATTTATTAGGAGAAGCAACGCTTACGCCTCAAGAAGCAAACGGATTAAACGTTTTTATGGACGAAACCAAAGGAGACTGTTTTCATTGTCATGGAAACCCTAATAACCCACTTTGGACAGACAATATTTTTCACAACAATGGTTTAGACGCAACATTTACAGACCTTGGATTGGGGGAAGTATCTGGTGATCCTGCAGATAATGGAAAATTTAAATCGCCTTCGCTACGTAATTTATTATTTACAGCGCCATACATGCATGATGGTCGTTTCAACACTTTAGAAGAAGTCATTAATCACTATAGCGAAGGCTTACAAGATTCCCCAACCATAGATCCATTAATGAAAAAAGTGAATCAAGGTGGTGTACAACTTACAAATTCAGATAAAGCAGACCTAAAAGCATTTCTTTTATCACTTTCAGACCCTTCATTCACAACCAATCCTGCTTTTATCAATCCATAG
- a CDS encoding iron-sulfur cluster assembly accessory protein has translation MIKVSETAKKKVIELMTDEGYNAATDYVRVGVKSGGCSGLSYDLKFDKEIQEEDKMFEDNEVKIIVDKKSFLYLIGTTLEYSGGLNGTGFVFNNPNANRTCGCGESFSL, from the coding sequence ATGATAAAAGTTTCAGAAACAGCTAAGAAGAAAGTTATAGAACTTATGACCGATGAAGGCTACAATGCAGCAACAGACTACGTTCGTGTTGGTGTAAAAAGTGGAGGTTGCTCTGGTTTATCTTATGATTTAAAATTTGATAAAGAAATACAAGAAGAAGATAAAATGTTTGAAGACAACGAAGTAAAAATTATTGTCGACAAAAAAAGCTTTTTGTACTTAATAGGAACAACACTAGAATATTCTGGAGGATTAAACGGAACAGGTTTCGTGTTTAATAATCCAAACGCAAACCGAACTTGTGGTTGCGGAGAATCTTTTTCATTATAA
- the sufB gene encoding Fe-S cluster assembly protein SufB produces the protein MSKYTEDDLREELKTKEYEYGFFTDIESETFPIGLNEDIVRAISKKKNEPQWMTDWRLEAFKVWKEMEEPDWANVNYTKPDFQAIAYYSAPVAVDPNKTLDDVDPDLLAMYKKLGISVDEQKKMNNVAMDIVVDSVSVATTFKKTLAEKGIIFMPISEAIQEHPELVRKYIGTIVPTTDNFYAALNSAVFSDGSFCYIPKGVKCPMELSTYFRINQGGTGQFERTLLVADEGSYVSYLEGCTAPSRDENQLHAAVVELIALDDAEIKYSTVQNWYPGNDKGVGGVYNFVTKRGLCEKNAKISWTQVETGSAVTWKYPSCILKGDNSVGEFYSIAVTNNYQQADTGTKMIHLGKNTKSTIISKGISAGKSQNSYRGLVHVSARAENARNFSQCDSLLMGNECGAHTFPYIEAKNKTAQIEHEATTSKIGEDQIFYCNQRGIDTEKAIALIVNGFSKDVLNKLPMEFAVEAQKLLEISLEGSVG, from the coding sequence ATGTCAAAGTATACAGAGGACGACCTTAGAGAAGAATTAAAAACCAAAGAATATGAATATGGTTTTTTTACAGATATTGAATCTGAAACATTTCCTATTGGTTTAAATGAAGATATTGTGCGTGCTATTTCTAAAAAGAAAAACGAACCACAATGGATGACAGATTGGCGACTAGAAGCCTTTAAGGTTTGGAAAGAAATGGAAGAACCAGATTGGGCAAATGTAAATTATACAAAGCCAGATTTTCAAGCTATTGCTTATTACTCTGCTCCTGTTGCTGTAGATCCTAACAAAACATTAGACGATGTAGATCCAGATCTATTAGCGATGTATAAAAAGCTAGGAATTTCTGTAGACGAACAAAAGAAAATGAACAATGTCGCAATGGATATTGTTGTAGATTCTGTTTCGGTTGCAACTACTTTCAAAAAAACATTAGCAGAAAAAGGTATTATTTTTATGCCAATTTCTGAAGCAATACAAGAACATCCAGAACTGGTAAGAAAATATATTGGTACTATTGTTCCAACAACCGACAACTTTTATGCGGCTTTAAATTCGGCAGTATTTAGTGATGGTTCGTTTTGTTACATCCCAAAAGGCGTAAAATGCCCAATGGAATTATCTACTTATTTCAGAATCAACCAAGGAGGAACCGGACAATTTGAACGCACATTATTGGTTGCAGACGAAGGTAGTTATGTATCGTACCTAGAAGGTTGTACAGCACCAAGTCGTGATGAAAATCAATTACATGCAGCCGTTGTAGAGCTTATTGCTTTAGACGATGCAGAAATTAAATATTCTACAGTACAAAACTGGTATCCTGGAAATGATAAAGGTGTTGGTGGTGTTTACAACTTTGTAACCAAACGTGGTTTATGCGAGAAAAACGCAAAAATCTCTTGGACACAAGTAGAAACAGGATCTGCAGTAACTTGGAAATATCCTTCCTGTATCTTAAAAGGAGACAATTCGGTTGGCGAATTTTATTCTATTGCGGTAACTAATAATTACCAACAAGCAGATACTGGTACCAAAATGATTCACTTAGGAAAAAACACCAAGTCGACTATTATATCTAAAGGTATTTCAGCAGGTAAATCACAAAACTCCTACAGAGGTTTAGTACATGTTAGCGCTCGCGCAGAAAACGCACGTAACTTTAGCCAATGTGATAGTTTATTAATGGGGAATGAATGTGGCGCACATACGTTTCCATACATTGAAGCAAAAAATAAAACAGCACAAATAGAACACGAAGCTACGACAAGTAAAATTGGAGAAGATCAAATTTTCTATTGTAACCAACGTGGTATTGATACCGAAAAAGCCATTGCATTAATTGTAAACGGTTTTAGTAAAGATGTATTAAATAAATTACCAATGGAATTTGCTGTAGAAGCACAAAAACTTTTAGAAATATCTCTAGAAGGAAGTGTAGGATAA
- the sufC gene encoding Fe-S cluster assembly ATPase SufC — MLKINNLHASVEDKSILKGINLEVKAGEVHAIMGPNGSGKSTLASVIAGKEEYEVTDGNILLNGEDIEDLAAEERAHKGIFLSFQYPVEIPGVSVTNFIKTAINANRKAKGLEDMPAKDMLKMIREKSELLEIDRKFLSRSLNQGFSGGEKKRNEIFQMAMLEPKLAILDETDSGLDIDALRIVANGVNKLKSEDNAVILITHYQRLLDYIKPDFVHVLYNGKIVKSGTAALAHELEEKGYDWIKEEVNA, encoded by the coding sequence ATGTTAAAAATAAACAACTTACACGCAAGTGTAGAAGACAAGTCTATTTTAAAAGGAATTAATCTAGAAGTAAAAGCTGGTGAAGTACACGCTATCATGGGACCAAATGGTTCTGGTAAAAGTACTCTAGCTTCTGTAATTGCAGGAAAAGAAGAATATGAAGTTACCGATGGAAACATTCTTTTAAACGGTGAAGATATCGAAGATCTTGCAGCAGAAGAGCGCGCACATAAAGGTATATTTCTTTCTTTTCAATATCCTGTAGAAATTCCTGGAGTTTCGGTAACCAACTTTATAAAAACGGCTATCAACGCGAATCGTAAAGCAAAAGGTTTAGAAGACATGCCTGCAAAAGACATGTTAAAAATGATTCGTGAGAAATCAGAATTATTAGAAATAGATAGAAAATTCTTATCTAGATCTTTAAACCAAGGTTTTTCTGGTGGAGAGAAAAAACGTAATGAGATTTTTCAAATGGCAATGCTAGAGCCTAAGCTTGCTATTCTAGATGAAACAGATTCAGGTTTAGATATCGATGCATTACGTATTGTAGCAAATGGAGTAAACAAATTGAAAAGCGAAGACAATGCTGTGATTTTAATTACGCACTACCAACGTTTATTAGATTATATCAAACCAGACTTTGTACACGTTTTATACAATGGTAAAATTGTAAAATCGGGAACTGCTGCTCTAGCGCATGAGTTAGAAGAAAAAGGGTACGATTGGATTAAAGAAGAAGTGAACGCTTAA